Proteins encoded in a region of the Flavobacterium sp. PMTSA4 genome:
- a CDS encoding TonB-dependent receptor: MRNLKYIVIITLFSNVIFAQKKDENIGTEVVNVVKPYSPTISDAFKVKETPSFDDDETSKKENIQYNIFSFPVASTFTPSKGRAANVEKSATEKIFKNYLTLAAGNYGTIQAELFVTENVSNTDYFGGMLRHSSSQGGIKDVILDDKFYNTSLDLTYGSRTRALTWNADAGYQHQVYNWYGIFPSFFDQTTIDGIDEQQTYHNLYLGGRLSLGDSFLKESTLKFSRFWDAFGSAENRFVAKPNLEFDIIEEKINVGFVVDYISGTFDKTYNGGGSYKYGYTNFGVTPSVKLQKDDLSVNAGVGLFYSSAQESGESKFFIYPQVVGSYKVVGDLMIAYAGLEGTLKQNSYKEFVDQNFFLSPTIFVAPTDQKYDVFLGLKGKLANSVSYNLRASYLNEENKPLFKSNGYEESVGNEGYHYGNSFNVAYDRVKTLSFFGELKADFSKNVSFGINGTFSSFNTDAEAEAWNLPSLNLAANLDVNITPKWYAGTKIFFVGERKDFMHVALLTNPAPEDKVVTLDSYFDLNAHVGYKHNERLTFFLKGNNLANQDYQRWLNFPVQGLQVLVGASYKFDF, translated from the coding sequence ATGAGAAATTTAAAATATATAGTTATCATAACACTTTTTTCGAATGTAATTTTTGCACAGAAGAAAGACGAAAACATCGGAACAGAAGTGGTAAATGTTGTAAAACCTTATTCGCCAACCATATCGGATGCGTTTAAAGTGAAAGAAACACCATCGTTTGATGATGATGAAACCTCAAAAAAGGAAAATATTCAATACAATATTTTTTCGTTTCCTGTGGCTTCAACTTTTACGCCATCAAAAGGTAGAGCAGCCAACGTAGAAAAATCAGCGACAGAGAAAATTTTTAAAAACTACTTGACTCTAGCTGCTGGTAATTATGGAACAATTCAAGCAGAGCTTTTTGTGACTGAAAATGTGAGCAACACCGATTATTTTGGAGGAATGTTGCGTCATAGTTCTTCGCAAGGCGGAATTAAAGATGTCATTCTCGATGATAAATTCTATAATACTTCTTTAGATTTAACCTATGGAAGTAGAACTCGAGCATTGACTTGGAATGCAGATGCTGGTTATCAACACCAAGTGTACAATTGGTATGGAATTTTCCCAAGTTTTTTTGACCAAACTACTATTGATGGAATAGATGAACAACAAACCTATCACAACCTGTATCTTGGCGGACGATTGAGTCTTGGCGATTCTTTTTTAAAGGAAAGCACGCTTAAATTCAGCCGTTTTTGGGATGCTTTTGGTTCAGCTGAAAATCGTTTTGTAGCAAAACCTAATTTAGAGTTTGATATTATTGAGGAGAAAATAAATGTTGGCTTTGTGGTTGATTACATCAGCGGAACATTTGACAAAACCTACAACGGTGGCGGTTCTTATAAATACGGATACACCAATTTTGGGGTTACACCGAGCGTAAAATTGCAAAAAGACGACCTTTCGGTCAATGCAGGTGTTGGACTGTTTTATAGTTCAGCGCAAGAATCAGGAGAAAGTAAGTTCTTCATCTATCCGCAGGTTGTTGGATCTTATAAAGTAGTTGGCGATTTAATGATTGCTTATGCTGGATTAGAAGGAACGCTTAAACAAAATTCGTATAAAGAATTTGTAGACCAAAATTTCTTCCTTTCGCCAACCATTTTCGTGGCTCCAACCGATCAAAAATATGATGTGTTTCTTGGGTTAAAAGGAAAGCTAGCAAACTCTGTGAGCTATAATCTTCGTGCTTCATATTTGAATGAAGAAAACAAACCTTTGTTTAAAAGCAACGGATATGAGGAATCGGTAGGTAATGAGGGTTATCATTATGGAAACTCTTTCAATGTAGCCTATGACAGAGTTAAAACGCTGAGCTTCTTCGGAGAATTAAAGGCTGATTTTTCTAAAAATGTGTCGTTTGGAATCAACGGAACCTTTAGCAGTTTTAATACCGATGCAGAAGCAGAAGCTTGGAACCTGCCTAGCCTTAATTTGGCTGCCAACCTTGATGTGAACATCACTCCAAAATGGTATGCTGGTACAAAAATATTCTTTGTAGGCGAAAGAAAAGACTTTATGCATGTTGCACTTTTAACCAATCCTGCACCCGAAGATAAAGTAGTAACTTTAGACAGCTATTTTGACCTGAATGCACATGTAGGCTATAAACACAACGAGCGTTTAACCTTCTTTTTAAAAGGAAACAACCTGGCAAACCAAGATTACCAACGTTGGTTAAACTTCCCAGTACAAGGATTGCAAGTTTTAGTAGGAGCGAGTTATAAATTTGATTTTTAA
- a CDS encoding cell division ATP-binding protein FtsE, whose translation MSESVLSLKNVTIYQSHKVILSKINLEVTKGEFLYIIGKTGAGKSSFMKTLYGDLPLTEGEGNIVGYDLKTLLERDIPFLRRKIGIVFQDFQLLPDRNINENLLFVLKATGWKNAKDMQDKIDNVLNSVGMQSFANKMPHQLSGGEQQRVAIARALLNDPELILADEPTGNLDPQTSVEVMAVLKKINEQGKTIIMSTHDYALIMKFPTKTLKCEDSTIFEVVQKTV comes from the coding sequence ATGTCAGAATCAGTTTTATCCTTAAAGAATGTTACCATTTATCAAAGTCACAAAGTTATTTTGTCGAAAATAAACCTTGAAGTAACCAAAGGTGAGTTCTTGTACATCATAGGAAAAACAGGAGCTGGAAAAAGTAGTTTTATGAAAACTTTGTATGGCGATTTGCCTTTAACTGAAGGTGAAGGAAACATTGTTGGCTATGATTTAAAAACATTATTAGAAAGAGATATTCCTTTTTTGAGAAGAAAAATTGGAATTGTTTTTCAAGATTTTCAATTATTACCCGATAGAAATATCAACGAAAACTTATTATTTGTTCTAAAAGCAACTGGTTGGAAAAATGCCAAAGACATGCAAGATAAAATTGACAATGTTTTGAATAGTGTTGGAATGCAATCTTTTGCAAATAAAATGCCACATCAACTCTCGGGCGGAGAGCAACAACGTGTAGCAATTGCAAGAGCTTTGTTAAATGACCCAGAATTAATTTTAGCCGATGAACCAACGGGAAACCTTGATCCACAGACGAGTGTTGAAGTTATGGCAGTTTTAAAAAAAATTAATGAACAAGGAAAAACCATCATTATGTCAACACATGATTATGCTTTAATCATGAAATTTCCAACTAAAACGCTTAAATGCGAAGACAGTACTATTTTTGAAGTGGTACAAAAAACGGTTTAA
- a CDS encoding tetratricopeptide repeat protein, whose amino-acid sequence MQKKAVLYFLVFILGISQLSAQQSEIYTNNLSEFDKAIELFKNKQYQSAQIIFEKVKQENKNIDTQADCAYYIATCAIRLNQSNADEMMEKFVSDYPTSSKQNQAYKEVAQFYFEEGKYPQALEYFDKVDESTLTYGEQEKFNFQKGYSYFTAKNKKEATNYFNKVVNSKEYGSQAKYYLGFLAYEGDNYQEANKYFDQVSGEEKYKEKLSYFKADMHFKLGEFQKAIDAGLVAIPKSNAMEKSELNKIIGESYFNLKQYDKALPYLKEYKGKKGKWSNTDYYQLGYTYYQQKDYENAISQFNKIIDGKDFVAQNGYYHLGESYLKTDKKQQALNAFKNASEMDFDKKIQEDANLNYAKLSYEIGNSYQSVPDVLASFLAKYPNTPNKLEIETLLINSYITSKNYKDALVLLEKNKSAANKEAYQKVTFYRGLELYTDGNYNEALSMFKKSIAEQKVAKFTARATFWKGETEYILDNFSDALLSFKQFENYSEAKNTPEYKNINYNIAYAYFKKKEYDQAADSFQKQIDLVKDDKVRLNDSYLRLGDSRFVTSKYWPAMDAYNKAIEMKGIDADYAAFQKALSYGFVSRNDRKIEDFNKFLQNFKTSQYRDDALYELGNTYVNEGKTDLAIKTYDQLLAESKNGTYSARSMLKQGLVYYNNQKEDLALTKFKKVAADYPRSPEAIEAVSTARLIYMDKGRVDEYASWVRTLDFIEVSDADLDNDTYEAAEKQFLQNNTKQAITSLSSYIAKFPNGLHALKANFYLAQSYFADGLPTNAISGYEYVISKSRNEFTEQSLARLCEIHLKKDDFAKAVPVLKRLEAEAEFPQNVTFAQANLMRAYFEQKDYPNAVTYADKVLANPKTDDKVKSDAQIIVARSAIKANDEVKARAAYAKLLTIAKGELAAEALYYDAYFKNKDGKFEDSNKAVQKLSKDYSGYKYFGSKGLIVMAKNFYGLKDSFNATYILDSVIKNFTQFPDVVEEATQELQKIKAEESKTNSSITN is encoded by the coding sequence ATGCAAAAAAAAGCAGTCCTTTATTTTCTCGTATTTATTTTAGGAATCAGTCAGTTATCGGCTCAACAATCTGAAATTTATACCAATAATTTGAGTGAATTTGATAAAGCTATTGAGTTGTTCAAAAACAAACAGTATCAATCAGCACAAATTATTTTTGAAAAAGTTAAGCAAGAAAACAAAAACATTGATACACAGGCAGATTGTGCTTATTATATCGCAACTTGTGCTATTCGTTTGAATCAGTCGAATGCTGATGAAATGATGGAGAAATTTGTTTCAGATTATCCAACAAGTTCGAAGCAAAATCAAGCTTATAAAGAAGTTGCTCAATTTTATTTTGAGGAAGGAAAATATCCGCAAGCTTTAGAATACTTCGATAAAGTAGATGAAAGTACTTTGACTTATGGTGAACAAGAAAAGTTTAATTTTCAGAAAGGTTATTCTTATTTTACAGCAAAAAACAAAAAAGAAGCAACAAATTATTTTAATAAAGTAGTAAATTCTAAAGAATATGGATCGCAAGCCAAATATTATTTAGGTTTTTTAGCCTACGAAGGCGATAATTATCAGGAAGCGAATAAATATTTCGATCAAGTTTCTGGTGAAGAAAAATACAAAGAGAAATTATCCTATTTCAAGGCAGACATGCATTTTAAATTAGGTGAATTTCAAAAAGCTATTGATGCTGGTTTGGTAGCAATACCAAAATCGAATGCAATGGAGAAATCGGAATTGAATAAAATTATTGGTGAAAGCTATTTTAATTTAAAACAATACGACAAAGCGTTACCTTATTTAAAAGAATACAAAGGCAAAAAAGGAAAATGGAGTAATACTGATTATTATCAATTGGGTTACACTTATTACCAACAAAAAGATTATGAAAATGCTATTTCTCAATTCAATAAAATAATTGATGGTAAAGACTTTGTTGCTCAAAATGGCTATTATCATTTAGGTGAAAGTTATTTGAAAACAGATAAAAAGCAACAAGCCTTAAATGCTTTCAAAAATGCTTCTGAAATGGATTTTGATAAAAAAATTCAAGAAGATGCTAATTTAAATTATGCTAAATTGAGTTACGAAATTGGAAACTCATACCAAAGTGTCCCAGATGTTTTGGCTTCATTTTTAGCAAAATATCCTAATACGCCAAACAAATTAGAAATTGAAACACTTCTAATTAATTCATACATTACTTCTAAAAATTATAAAGATGCATTGGTTCTTTTGGAAAAAAATAAATCAGCGGCAAACAAAGAAGCTTATCAAAAAGTTACTTTTTATCGTGGTTTAGAATTGTATACTGATGGAAACTATAACGAAGCTTTATCAATGTTCAAAAAATCAATTGCTGAACAAAAAGTAGCCAAGTTTACGGCAAGAGCAACGTTTTGGAAAGGTGAAACGGAATATATTTTAGATAATTTCAGCGATGCTTTACTAAGCTTTAAGCAGTTTGAAAATTATTCTGAAGCTAAGAACACACCAGAATACAAAAACATTAATTACAACATCGCTTACGCTTATTTTAAGAAAAAAGAATACGACCAAGCTGCAGATTCATTTCAAAAACAAATAGACTTGGTTAAAGATGATAAGGTTCGTTTGAATGATTCTTATTTGCGTTTAGGCGACAGCCGATTTGTGACTTCAAAGTATTGGCCAGCAATGGATGCTTACAACAAAGCTATTGAAATGAAAGGAATCGATGCTGATTATGCCGCTTTTCAAAAAGCGTTGAGTTATGGTTTTGTTTCTAGAAATGATAGAAAAATTGAAGATTTCAATAAATTTTTGCAAAATTTCAAAACCTCACAATATCGTGATGATGCTTTGTATGAACTAGGAAATACTTATGTTAATGAAGGAAAAACCGATTTGGCTATTAAAACCTACGATCAATTATTAGCAGAATCTAAAAATGGAACGTATTCGGCTAGATCAATGTTGAAGCAAGGTTTGGTGTACTATAATAATCAAAAAGAAGATTTAGCATTAACTAAATTTAAAAAAGTAGCGGCTGATTATCCTAGAAGTCCAGAGGCAATTGAAGCGGTTTCAACTGCACGTTTGATTTATATGGATAAAGGCAGAGTTGATGAATATGCATCATGGGTTAGAACTTTAGATTTTATTGAAGTTTCTGATGCCGATTTAGATAATGATACTTATGAAGCTGCTGAGAAACAATTTTTACAAAACAATACCAAGCAGGCAATCACAAGCTTGAGCAGTTATATTGCCAAGTTTCCAAACGGTTTGCATGCGTTGAAAGCCAACTTCTATTTGGCGCAATCCTACTTTGCAGATGGTTTGCCAACTAACGCTATTTCGGGTTATGAATACGTAATCAGCAAATCACGCAACGAGTTTACCGAGCAATCTTTAGCACGTCTTTGCGAGATTCATTTAAAGAAAGACGATTTTGCAAAAGCTGTTCCTGTGTTGAAACGTTTAGAAGCTGAGGCAGAATTTCCTCAAAATGTAACCTTTGCTCAGGCAAACTTAATGCGTGCTTATTTTGAACAAAAAGATTATCCAAATGCGGTTACTTATGCCGATAAAGTTTTGGCAAATCCAAAAACAGATGATAAAGTAAAAAGCGATGCTCAAATAATCGTGGCGCGTTCGGCTATAAAAGCAAATGATGAAGTAAAAGCCAGAGCTGCCTATGCTAAATTGTTAACCATTGCTAAAGGAGAATTGGCAGCCGAGGCATTATATTATGATGCTTATTTCAAAAACAAAGACGGAAAATTTGAAGATTCAAACAAAGCCGTGCAGAAATTGTCAAAAGACTATTCCGGATACAAGTATTTTGGCTCAAAAGGTTTAATCGTTATGGCAAAAAACTTCTACGGATTGAAGGATAGTTTCAATGCCACTTATATTTTGGATAGCGTTATCAAAAACTTCACTCAGTTTCCTGATGTAGTGGAAGAAGCTACGCAAGAGTTGCAAAAAATAAAAGCGGAAGAATCAAAAACAAATTCATCAATTACTAATTAA
- a CDS encoding 2OG-Fe(II) oxygenase, with the protein MIYNRKIIADLIFETLSNKKTELINNFQNSDVTIKYFYLDDLLPIEIAIKIHEVFPRPEEMILKKNIREHKYIAAQMNNYNPLLEEVIYSFQDLRIVNLIGEICSISEILPDDNLYAGGISMMGKNQYLNPHLDNSHDKDRNLWRVLNLLYYVTPDWKEEYGGNLELWPNGIEEKQITIHSKFNRLAVMVTHNQSLHSVSPVVFEGYRCCVSNYYFSRNPYLESDRFHVTSFRGRPENRFSDIILRMDSFIRMNLRRIFKKGVKENPHVYKKEQKKN; encoded by the coding sequence ATGATTTATAATCGAAAAATAATAGCTGATTTAATTTTTGAAACTCTTTCCAATAAGAAAACAGAGTTGATAAATAATTTTCAAAATTCTGATGTCACAATTAAATATTTTTATTTAGATGATTTATTGCCAATAGAAATCGCAATCAAAATTCACGAAGTTTTTCCGAGACCAGAAGAAATGATTTTGAAGAAAAACATCCGAGAGCACAAGTATATTGCTGCACAAATGAATAATTACAATCCTTTGTTGGAAGAAGTTATTTATTCGTTTCAAGATTTGAGGATTGTTAATCTTATTGGTGAAATTTGTTCTATTTCTGAGATATTGCCTGATGATAATTTGTATGCTGGCGGAATTTCTATGATGGGGAAAAATCAATATTTGAATCCACATCTTGATAATTCACATGACAAGGACAGGAATTTATGGCGTGTTTTAAATTTACTTTACTATGTGACTCCAGATTGGAAAGAAGAATATGGCGGAAATTTAGAACTTTGGCCAAATGGAATTGAAGAAAAACAAATAACTATTCATAGTAAGTTCAATAGGTTAGCGGTTATGGTTACGCATAACCAATCATTACATTCGGTTTCGCCAGTAGTTTTTGAGGGTTATCGCTGTTGTGTTTCGAATTATTATTTTTCAAGAAATCCTTATCTAGAATCAGATAGATTTCATGTAACATCTTTTCGAGGACGACCAGAAAATAGATTTTCAGATATTATATTAAGAATGGATTCTTTTATTAGAATGAATTTGAGACGAATTTTCAAAAAAGGCGTTAAAGAAAATCCACATGTTTATAAAAAAGAACAGAAGAAAAATTAA